The following are from one region of the Paenibacillus antri genome:
- a CDS encoding FAD-dependent oxidoreductase, translated as MSRMNYEVAVLGGGPAGITAALSAARNGAKTIVAERYGFLGGMSTAAMVYPWMTFHSASGKQVIKGIAQEIVDRLMALNASPGHLRDTIGFVHTLTPYHPEVYKALAGRMLKEAGVDILLHTSAIDVKTEGERIDSITLYNKSGVSTLSANVFVDATGDGDIAAMAGVPYEKGNANGKVQPMTMKFRMRGVDVAKVKRAMQDDPSNFYEKSLTSELDRLPVTGVMGFYAQWKAAGLPVERDGLLFFVGPNEDEVLVNVSRVSGLDPTDIGDLTKAEFEGREQVLLLESFFRERIPGFEKASVSAVGAQIGVRETRRITGKYVLNGIDVLDGRRFDDVVARSGYPIDIHDPEGSGVTANFIREGGAYDIPYRSIVPIRTTNLLLAGRCISTTHEAQATTRLTPSCMAIGQAAGAAAALASSLRREVESVPILDLQERLTAGGAELGLTK; from the coding sequence ATGTCCAGGATGAACTATGAGGTAGCGGTGCTCGGCGGAGGTCCGGCCGGCATTACAGCCGCGCTCAGCGCGGCGCGTAACGGCGCGAAGACGATCGTGGCGGAACGGTACGGCTTTCTGGGCGGGATGTCGACCGCGGCGATGGTGTATCCGTGGATGACGTTCCATTCCGCCTCCGGCAAACAAGTGATCAAGGGGATCGCGCAGGAAATCGTCGATCGACTTATGGCGCTGAACGCGTCGCCAGGTCATCTTCGGGATACGATCGGCTTCGTTCATACGCTGACCCCGTATCATCCCGAGGTGTACAAAGCGTTGGCCGGACGGATGCTGAAGGAAGCCGGCGTCGATATCCTGCTCCACACGTCGGCGATCGACGTCAAGACGGAAGGGGAGCGAATCGACTCGATTACGCTGTACAACAAGAGCGGCGTCTCGACGTTGTCCGCGAACGTCTTCGTCGACGCCACAGGTGACGGAGACATCGCGGCGATGGCCGGCGTGCCGTACGAGAAGGGCAACGCCAACGGGAAGGTGCAGCCGATGACGATGAAGTTCCGGATGCGCGGCGTAGACGTCGCCAAAGTAAAGCGGGCCATGCAGGACGATCCTTCGAACTTCTATGAGAAGTCGTTGACGTCCGAGCTGGATCGGCTTCCGGTGACGGGCGTTATGGGATTTTATGCGCAGTGGAAGGCGGCGGGGCTACCTGTCGAACGCGACGGGCTGCTGTTCTTCGTCGGTCCGAACGAAGACGAGGTGCTCGTCAACGTATCCCGCGTCTCGGGATTGGACCCGACGGACATCGGGGATTTAACGAAGGCGGAATTCGAGGGACGAGAACAAGTGCTGTTGCTGGAGTCTTTCTTCCGCGAACGTATACCGGGGTTCGAAAAGGCGAGCGTCTCGGCGGTCGGCGCCCAGATCGGCGTTCGGGAAACCCGAAGAATCACGGGGAAGTATGTGCTGAACGGGATCGACGTGTTGGACGGCCGCAGATTCGACGACGTCGTCGCGCGGAGCGGTTATCCGATCGACATCCACGATCCGGAAGGCAGCGGCGTCACCGCCAACTTTATCCGCGAAGGCGGCGCCTATGACATTCCGTACCGGAGCATCGTGCCGATTCGCACGACGAATTTGCTGCTGGCGGGAAGATGCATCTCGACGACGCACGAGGCGCAGGCGACGACCCGGCTGACGCCGAGCTGCATGGCGATCGGTCAAGCGGCCGGCGCCGCGGCCGCGCTCGCCTCGTCGCTCCGGCGCGAAGTCGAATCGGTACCGATTCTCGATCTGCAGGAGCGGCTGACGGCCGGCGGCGCCGAACTCGGCTTGACGAAATAA
- a CDS encoding peptidylprolyl isomerase has product MKKETWGKLKVLTTGILIGAAMTASVGASAAGQQIEVYFKQLRFVFDGLDKPIAPEQGTPFVYKGTTYVPLRYMSETIGKPVHYDPKRETIYVGNRYAAPPAMTIDAEAAYEATIETSKGSFTIELFAKDAPVTVNNFVFLANEGFYENVIFHRVLKDFVIQTGDPTGTGRGGPGYAFKDELDNGHRYEPGVVAMANAGPNTNGSQFFIGTGEESELLNSNPNYTIFGKVVDGMDVVLDIAASPVKENNGELSRPVSPVSILSVSVTKK; this is encoded by the coding sequence TTGAAGAAAGAGACTTGGGGCAAGCTGAAGGTTTTGACGACAGGCATTCTGATCGGGGCCGCGATGACCGCGTCGGTGGGCGCGAGCGCTGCGGGTCAGCAGATCGAAGTGTATTTCAAACAGCTTCGTTTCGTATTCGACGGATTGGACAAGCCGATCGCGCCGGAGCAAGGAACGCCGTTCGTGTATAAGGGGACCACTTACGTTCCTCTCCGCTATATGAGCGAGACGATCGGCAAGCCGGTCCATTACGATCCGAAACGCGAGACGATTTACGTCGGCAACCGGTACGCCGCGCCGCCCGCGATGACGATCGACGCCGAAGCGGCTTACGAAGCGACGATCGAGACGTCCAAGGGCAGCTTCACGATCGAGTTGTTCGCGAAGGACGCCCCCGTGACGGTGAACAATTTTGTATTTTTGGCGAACGAAGGCTTCTATGAAAATGTGATCTTCCACCGCGTCCTGAAAGACTTCGTCATCCAAACCGGCGACCCGACGGGAACAGGCCGAGGCGGTCCCGGCTACGCCTTCAAGGACGAGCTGGACAACGGGCACCGGTACGAACCGGGCGTCGTCGCGATGGCGAACGCCGGCCCGAATACGAACGGCAGCCAATTTTTCATCGGCACGGGAGAGGAAAGCGAATTGCTGAATTCCAACCCGAACTATACGATCTTCGGTAAGGTCGTCGACGGCATGGACGTCGTCTTGGACATCGCCGCCTCTCCGGTGAAGGAGAACAACGGAGAACTCAGCCGACCGGTCTCCCCCGTCTCCATTCTGAGCGTCTCGGTTACGAAAAAATAA
- a CDS encoding HPr family phosphocarrier protein: MRVHRLTIANDFGIEELQRMSQEAGKFSADILIEYEEEGTSFKIDVKSVLGTMLLALRRGTDILLRTKGKDEEEAIHWLSETFENRT, encoded by the coding sequence ATGAGAGTACATCGCCTTACGATTGCGAACGACTTCGGGATCGAGGAGCTGCAGCGGATGTCGCAGGAAGCCGGCAAATTCAGCGCCGACATCTTGATCGAATACGAGGAAGAAGGGACGTCGTTCAAGATTGACGTCAAGAGCGTGCTCGGCACGATGCTGCTCGCGCTTCGGCGGGGAACGGACATCCTGCTGCGCACGAAGGGGAAGGACGAAGAGGAAGCGATCCATTGGCTGAGCGAGACGTTCGAGAATCGAACCTGA
- a CDS encoding twin-arginine translocase TatA/TatE family subunit — protein sequence MPFGNIGIPGLVLLLLVALLIFGPSRLPELGRSFGRTLNEFKTSTRELVSDFEDDKEEQK from the coding sequence ATGCCGTTCGGAAACATCGGGATCCCCGGGCTCGTCCTGCTCTTGCTCGTCGCCCTGCTGATCTTCGGGCCGTCGCGATTGCCGGAGTTGGGGCGCAGCTTCGGACGAACGCTGAACGAATTCAAAACCTCGACGCGCGAGCTCGTGTCCGATTTCGAAGACGACAAGGAAGAACAAAAATAA
- a CDS encoding c-type cytochrome, translating into MVKMRWMLLCMALAASLSACGGGGGNDAGEAPAGDAAPPAETENGAAGDAGGGDLEATARPIYEGNCMACHGTDLAGAGSFPSLQQVGADMTQEEIAAKIAGGGNGMPAFEGRLTDDEIGALSQWLAAMK; encoded by the coding sequence ATGGTGAAAATGCGATGGATGCTGCTCTGCATGGCGCTGGCGGCGTCGCTCTCCGCGTGCGGCGGAGGCGGCGGGAACGATGCCGGCGAAGCTCCCGCGGGGGATGCCGCTCCGCCTGCCGAGACGGAGAACGGCGCCGCGGGCGACGCTGGCGGCGGGGATCTTGAAGCGACGGCGAGACCGATCTACGAAGGGAACTGCATGGCATGCCACGGGACGGACTTGGCCGGCGCAGGAAGCTTCCCGAGCTTGCAGCAGGTCGGCGCCGATATGACGCAGGAAGAGATCGCGGCCAAGATCGCCGGCGGCGGGAACGGGATGCCGGCGTTCGAAGGCCGATTGACGGACGACGAGATCGGCGCGCTTTCGCAATGGCTTGCGGCGATGAAGTAA
- a CDS encoding LacI family DNA-binding transcriptional regulator has translation MAHTLESIAELAGVSRGTVSRVVNGQPGVKPNVRERVLAVIERTGYVPNPQARSLAGGKTGNIGVVVFGDKPDFLKHHIFFEALQGIQEQTASNDYDLLLYANRKEADAEYWKRIATKRKTDGLIIMGERIQPEYLHYYRQRGIPYVLIGKRVFGSLPLACVASDYRSGAYRATKHLLERGRRRIAYIQGLPDMHHENERFAGYCEALREAGLDMDPSLIIAGRAEREEAVREMRLLLKRQASFDAVFAANDLMALGAMDVLLESGRSVPEDVAVAGYDDIAQSRHASPPLTTVRQEKEKLGKEAASLLFDMLRGALPADASKDVVIENDLIVRAST, from the coding sequence ATGGCGCATACGTTGGAATCGATCGCGGAACTTGCCGGCGTGTCCCGAGGAACCGTCTCTCGGGTCGTGAACGGGCAGCCCGGCGTCAAGCCGAACGTAAGGGAGCGGGTGCTCGCCGTCATCGAACGGACCGGGTACGTTCCGAATCCGCAAGCCAGAAGCTTAGCGGGCGGGAAGACCGGCAATATCGGCGTCGTCGTCTTCGGCGACAAGCCGGATTTCCTGAAGCATCATATCTTCTTCGAAGCGCTGCAGGGCATTCAGGAGCAGACCGCTTCGAACGACTATGACCTGCTGCTGTACGCGAACCGGAAGGAAGCGGACGCGGAATATTGGAAGCGGATCGCCACGAAGCGGAAGACGGACGGTCTCATCATTATGGGGGAGCGGATTCAACCGGAGTACCTGCATTATTATCGACAGCGGGGCATCCCCTACGTATTGATCGGGAAGCGAGTGTTCGGTTCCCTGCCGCTCGCCTGCGTCGCCTCCGATTACCGCAGCGGGGCGTATCGCGCGACGAAGCATCTGTTGGAACGGGGAAGACGTCGCATCGCGTACATCCAAGGCCTTCCCGATATGCATCACGAGAACGAACGGTTCGCCGGGTATTGCGAGGCGCTCCGGGAAGCCGGACTCGACATGGACCCGTCCTTGATCATCGCCGGGCGCGCCGAGCGCGAGGAAGCGGTTCGGGAAATGCGGCTGCTGCTGAAGAGGCAAGCGTCGTTCGACGCGGTGTTCGCCGCCAACGATCTGATGGCGCTCGGCGCGATGGACGTCCTGCTGGAGAGCGGGCGCAGCGTGCCGGAGGACGTGGCGGTCGCAGGCTACGACGACATCGCGCAATCGCGTCATGCGTCGCCGCCGCTGACGACGGTTCGTCAGGAGAAGGAGAAGCTCGGCAAGGAAGCCGCTTCGCTGTTGTTCGACATGCTGCGCGGCGCGCTTCCCGCGGATGCGTCGAAGGACGTCGTCATCGAGAACGATTTAATCGTCAGGGCATCGACGTAA
- a CDS encoding fumarylacetoacetate hydrolase family protein gives MRLIRYREHTGWRLGAVPDGADAAYALPDADVFALVRRAAANGVTAADAARASIREASPIADDWRSLTLGVPIEAPEVWAAGVTYQRSREARNYEATGGKLDASTFYDKVYDAERPEIFFKSTAARTVGPGGEVSLRSDSAWQVPEPELGVVLDGDGRIVAYTIGNDMSCRDIEGENPLYLPQAKMWKQSCSLGPTLRLAETTPDPYALDIELRIYRGGRLVVEERANTGQLKRRLEELVSFLRRDNVIFEGTVLLTGTCIVPPNQFTLEANDRIEIDIAGIGTLINSVVA, from the coding sequence ATGAGGCTGATTCGGTATCGGGAACATACGGGATGGCGGCTCGGCGCGGTTCCGGACGGCGCCGACGCGGCGTACGCGCTGCCGGACGCGGACGTGTTCGCGCTTGTTCGGCGGGCGGCGGCGAACGGGGTTACGGCGGCGGATGCGGCGCGCGCTTCGATCCGGGAAGCGTCGCCGATCGCAGACGACTGGCGGAGCCTGACGCTCGGCGTACCGATCGAAGCGCCGGAAGTGTGGGCCGCCGGCGTCACGTACCAGCGGAGCCGGGAAGCGCGCAATTACGAAGCGACCGGCGGGAAGCTGGACGCAAGCACCTTCTACGACAAAGTATACGACGCGGAACGCCCCGAAATTTTCTTCAAGTCGACGGCGGCGCGTACGGTCGGGCCCGGCGGCGAGGTTTCGCTGCGCAGCGATTCCGCGTGGCAAGTCCCGGAGCCCGAGCTCGGCGTCGTGTTGGACGGCGACGGCCGCATCGTCGCGTATACGATCGGCAACGATATGAGCTGCCGAGACATCGAAGGAGAGAATCCGTTGTATTTGCCCCAGGCGAAGATGTGGAAGCAGTCATGCTCGCTCGGACCGACGCTGCGCCTGGCCGAGACGACGCCGGACCCGTACGCGCTCGACATCGAGCTTCGCATCTATCGAGGCGGCCGGTTGGTCGTCGAGGAGCGCGCCAACACCGGCCAGCTGAAGCGGAGACTGGAGGAGCTCGTCTCGTTCTTGCGGCGGGATAACGTGATCTTCGAAGGCACGGTACTGCTCACAGGCACCTGTATCGTCCCCCCGAACCAATTCACGCTGGAGGCGAACGATCGGATCGAGATCGACATCGCCGGCATCGGTACGCTGATCAATTCCGTCGTCGCATGA
- a CDS encoding IclR family transcriptional regulator — MPLIQSVQRALQIVDLFDERTPELKITEISARMQLHKSTVHSLLKTLMHHGYIAQDDESGKYRLGLALVEKGNMLLQSMDLRSIAKPYIAELSAKSGQTTHLVVLDGRDGVYIDKVEGAKAAIRYSRIGRRVPLHSSAVGKALAAFRPLEALHALLDDYTFDKRTERTIGDREAFLAELTRVRGCGFAIDDEENEPGVRCAAAPIFDHSGVAAAAISVSTMTSSVDDDALRALIDELLEAAKAISRQLGYKG; from the coding sequence ATGCCGTTGATACAATCGGTCCAGCGAGCGCTGCAAATCGTCGATTTATTCGACGAACGAACGCCGGAGCTGAAAATTACGGAGATCAGCGCCCGCATGCAGCTGCATAAGAGCACCGTACATTCCCTACTGAAGACGCTGATGCATCACGGATATATCGCGCAAGACGACGAAAGCGGAAAATATCGTCTCGGCTTGGCTTTGGTCGAGAAGGGGAATATGCTCCTGCAGTCGATGGATCTTCGGTCGATCGCGAAGCCGTATATCGCCGAGCTGTCGGCGAAGAGCGGACAGACGACGCATCTGGTCGTATTGGACGGCAGGGACGGCGTATATATCGATAAGGTGGAAGGGGCGAAGGCCGCCATCCGGTACTCCCGCATCGGACGGCGCGTCCCGCTGCACAGCAGCGCCGTCGGGAAAGCGTTGGCCGCGTTCCGTCCGCTCGAAGCCCTCCATGCGCTGCTCGACGATTATACGTTCGACAAGCGCACCGAGCGGACGATCGGCGACCGGGAAGCCTTCTTAGCGGAGTTGACTCGCGTACGAGGCTGCGGCTTCGCGATCGACGACGAGGAGAACGAGCCCGGCGTCCGATGCGCGGCCGCGCCGATCTTCGACCATAGCGGCGTCGCCGCGGCGGCGATCAGCGTTTCGACGATGACTTCGTCCGTCGACGACGACGCGCTGCGCGCGTTGATCGACGAGCTGCTGGAGGCGGCGAAGGCGATCTCTCGGCAGCTCGGGTACAAGGGGTAA
- a CDS encoding GMC family oxidoreductase, whose protein sequence is MAKKLPKTDVVIIGVGWSGGIIASELTKNGLSVVGLERGRERTTEDYFMVHDELRYALRYELMQDLSKETITFRSNEKIRALPMRQYGSFLLGEGLGGAGVHWNGQTFRFLPYDFQIRSLTEERYGKNKVPAEMTIQDWGITYDELEPYFDAFEKMAGISGEENPLGGKRSSPYPTPPMIQTPSMKRFADAASKLNLHPFTMPSANLSTAYTNPDGISRAPCQYCGYCERFGCEFGAKADPVVTVIPVAKKTGKFEIRTHSNVRRILHTGGKATGVLYTDITTGEEIEQPADIVVLTGYVFNNVRLLLMSEIGKPYDPASGTGVVGKNYAYQVMKGSAMGFFDDAEYNLFAGAGSLGMSLDDYNGDNFDHSELNFIHGGNISFTNTGQRPIQNNTVPEGTPKWGKEFKAQSLKYANRVLKVGGQGASMPFRHHYLDLDPTYKDAFGDPLIRITFDFEEQDRQLAKYLTDRCSEIMQEMRPSLMESLKELGPYEIMTYQSTHNTGGVIMGSDPSASAVNNYLQMWDMENLFVIGASAFAHNSGYNPTGTLGALSYRAAEGIATYSKKGGILA, encoded by the coding sequence ATGGCCAAGAAATTGCCGAAGACGGACGTCGTCATTATCGGCGTCGGCTGGTCCGGAGGCATCATCGCATCCGAGCTGACGAAGAACGGTTTGTCGGTCGTCGGGCTGGAGCGCGGGCGGGAGCGGACGACGGAAGATTATTTCATGGTTCATGACGAGCTTCGATATGCGCTTCGGTACGAATTGATGCAGGACCTGTCGAAGGAAACCATCACGTTCCGAAGCAACGAGAAAATCCGGGCGCTTCCCATGCGGCAGTACGGATCGTTCCTATTGGGCGAAGGTCTCGGCGGCGCGGGCGTGCATTGGAACGGCCAGACGTTCCGCTTCCTGCCGTACGACTTTCAAATTCGGAGCCTGACCGAGGAACGGTACGGGAAAAACAAAGTCCCGGCGGAGATGACCATACAAGATTGGGGCATTACATACGACGAGCTGGAGCCTTATTTCGACGCGTTCGAAAAGATGGCCGGCATCTCGGGGGAGGAAAATCCGCTCGGCGGCAAACGCTCCAGCCCGTATCCGACGCCGCCGATGATTCAGACGCCGTCGATGAAGCGATTCGCGGATGCGGCGAGTAAGCTGAATTTACATCCGTTCACGATGCCGTCCGCCAATCTATCGACCGCCTACACGAATCCGGACGGCATCTCGCGGGCGCCGTGCCAGTATTGCGGGTATTGCGAACGATTCGGCTGCGAGTTCGGCGCGAAAGCGGACCCGGTCGTTACGGTCATCCCTGTCGCGAAGAAGACGGGGAAGTTCGAAATTCGGACCCACTCGAACGTCCGTCGCATCCTGCATACCGGGGGCAAGGCGACGGGAGTGCTGTATACGGACATTACGACGGGAGAAGAGATCGAGCAGCCTGCGGATATCGTGGTGCTTACGGGATACGTGTTTAACAATGTACGTCTACTGTTAATGTCCGAAATCGGGAAACCGTACGATCCTGCGAGCGGCACCGGCGTAGTCGGGAAAAACTATGCGTATCAGGTGATGAAAGGAAGCGCGATGGGGTTCTTCGACGACGCGGAATACAATCTGTTCGCCGGCGCCGGGTCGCTCGGTATGAGCTTAGACGACTACAACGGGGACAACTTCGATCATTCCGAATTAAATTTCATCCACGGAGGGAACATTAGTTTTACGAATACGGGGCAACGACCGATTCAAAACAACACCGTTCCCGAAGGTACGCCGAAATGGGGCAAGGAGTTTAAGGCCCAATCGCTCAAGTACGCCAACCGCGTGCTGAAGGTAGGCGGGCAGGGCGCCTCCATGCCTTTCCGGCATCACTACCTTGATCTGGACCCCACGTATAAGGATGCTTTCGGCGATCCGTTGATCCGCATCACGTTCGATTTCGAAGAGCAGGATCGTCAGCTCGCGAAGTATCTGACCGATCGTTGTTCGGAAATTATGCAAGAGATGCGGCCCAGCCTGATGGAGTCCTTGAAGGAGTTGGGACCATACGAGATCATGACGTATCAGTCGACCCACAACACCGGCGGCGTCATCATGGGAAGCGATCCGAGCGCTTCGGCGGTCAACAACTACTTGCAGATGTGGGATATGGAAAATTTGTTCGTGATCGGCGCCTCGGCCTTCGCGCACAACAGCGGGTACAACCCGACGGGTACATTGGGGGCGCTCTCTTACCGCGCCGCGGAAGGGATCGCGACGTATAGCAAGAAGGGCGGAATTCTCGCGTGA
- a CDS encoding gluconate 2-dehydrogenase subunit 3 family protein: protein MDEQERPKTTDDQAKGMSRRQFLVTSGYAVGGAVLGGVLGYLLPKRQEAAPPAAPAAEGNDYGQALMFFTQEQFSIAQAATERIFPTDENGPGAKELGVAYYLDHQLASEWGFNARDYMQGPFFVGEKVQGYQGRLKRRDIFQIGLREMQNYSQSQYGKAFVNLTEEEQDAVLTAFQNDEVPVTTISASGFFSMLRSGTLEGVYSDPLYGGNKNMAGWAMRNYPGSQMSYTQIMDKDFTKVPPRSLKDHVAHS, encoded by the coding sequence ATGGACGAACAAGAACGTCCGAAGACGACCGACGATCAAGCGAAGGGGATGTCGCGCCGGCAGTTTCTCGTTACATCCGGATATGCCGTCGGCGGCGCCGTTCTCGGCGGCGTCTTGGGTTATTTACTGCCGAAGCGGCAGGAAGCGGCGCCTCCGGCCGCCCCGGCCGCGGAGGGGAACGATTACGGGCAAGCGCTCATGTTCTTTACGCAGGAGCAGTTCTCGATCGCGCAAGCGGCGACCGAGCGCATCTTCCCGACGGACGAGAACGGGCCCGGCGCGAAGGAGCTCGGCGTCGCCTACTACCTCGACCATCAACTCGCCAGCGAGTGGGGCTTCAACGCTAGAGATTATATGCAAGGCCCGTTCTTCGTCGGGGAGAAGGTGCAGGGCTATCAGGGGCGGTTGAAGCGGAGGGACATTTTCCAAATCGGTCTTCGGGAAATGCAAAACTACAGTCAAAGCCAGTACGGCAAAGCGTTCGTCAACCTGACGGAGGAAGAGCAGGACGCGGTGCTGACGGCGTTCCAAAACGACGAGGTGCCGGTGACGACGATATCCGCCAGCGGATTTTTCAGTATGCTCCGCAGCGGCACGTTGGAAGGCGTCTATAGCGACCCGTTGTACGGGGGGAACAAAAATATGGCCGGCTGGGCGATGCGCAACTACCCCGGCAGTCAGATGTCATACACGCAAATTATGGATAAAGACTTCACGAAGGTGCCGCCTAGAAGCTTGAAAGACCATGTAGCGCACTCTTGA
- a CDS encoding SET domain-containing protein translates to MIEIKTSAVSAGEFKRGVFATRNIAKGELIHEAPVIPYPNEEHEHIEKTILADYVYEYGANHTAILLGYGSLFNHSYQPNATYEISFEKHTFDFYAYKDIVAGEEIFINYNGEEDCMDPLWFMEPSESSEA, encoded by the coding sequence ATGATCGAAATCAAAACATCCGCGGTGTCGGCCGGAGAGTTCAAGAGAGGCGTGTTCGCCACGCGCAATATCGCCAAGGGAGAACTGATTCACGAAGCGCCGGTCATCCCTTACCCGAACGAAGAGCACGAGCATATCGAGAAGACGATTCTCGCGGACTACGTCTATGAGTACGGCGCGAATCATACGGCCATTTTGTTAGGATACGGCAGCTTGTTCAACCATTCGTATCAGCCGAACGCTACGTACGAGATCAGCTTCGAGAAGCATACGTTCGACTTCTACGCTTATAAAGATATCGTTGCGGGGGAAGAAATTTTCATCAACTACAACGGCGAAGAGGATTGCATGGACCCGCTATGGTTCATGGAGCCGTCCGAATCGTCTGAAGCATGA
- a CDS encoding phytanoyl-CoA dioxygenase family protein has protein sequence MTNAYEPAAIMGALYGPGIAGLKGAFPREWAEALREDLEALYREALQRPGGTVGRGPKRHYVEIHPEDLRGFVELAAHPWVRAVCETVLGPDYNIVEIGFDVPNPGAVDQPWHRDFPSPEDTYKGRRLTSLAFNVTAVDVEPDMGPFEIAPGTQWDDAADFEHGMFPPQDRYSRYEARAERKMPKMGDISVRSALTIHRGTANRSDRARPVLVLGVDAPGANNHERHDLQVTQAYYETLPDEVKRHLLCRIVDRLEPIVQKHDIEGLKMGEA, from the coding sequence ATGACGAATGCATACGAACCGGCCGCGATCATGGGCGCCCTGTACGGGCCCGGCATCGCAGGGTTGAAGGGAGCGTTCCCCCGCGAGTGGGCGGAGGCGCTTAGGGAAGATCTCGAGGCGCTGTACCGCGAAGCGCTGCAGCGGCCTGGCGGTACGGTCGGCCGCGGACCGAAACGCCATTACGTCGAGATCCATCCGGAGGATCTTCGCGGTTTCGTCGAGCTGGCCGCGCATCCCTGGGTGAGGGCGGTATGCGAGACGGTGCTCGGTCCGGACTACAATATCGTCGAGATCGGTTTCGACGTACCGAATCCCGGCGCGGTCGACCAACCGTGGCATCGCGACTTTCCGTCGCCCGAGGACACGTACAAGGGCAGACGTCTCACCTCGCTCGCCTTCAATGTCACCGCGGTCGACGTCGAGCCGGACATGGGACCGTTCGAGATCGCGCCCGGCACGCAGTGGGACGACGCCGCGGATTTCGAGCACGGCATGTTTCCGCCGCAGGACCGCTATTCCCGATACGAAGCGAGAGCGGAGCGGAAGATGCCGAAGATGGGAGACATCTCCGTCCGTTCGGCGTTGACGATCCACCGCGGGACGGCCAACCGCTCCGATCGAGCGAGGCCGGTTCTCGTTCTAGGCGTCGATGCGCCGGGAGCGAACAACCACGAGCGGCACGATCTGCAGGTTACCCAAGCCTATTACGAAACGCTGCCGGACGAAGTGAAGCGCCATCTGTTATGCCGCATCGTGGACCGTTTGGAACCGATCGTACAGAAGCACGATATCGAAGGCTTGAAGATGGGCGAGGCATAA